In [Leptolyngbya] sp. PCC 7376, a genomic segment contains:
- a CDS encoding alpha/beta hydrolase, with amino-acid sequence MKSTYLDSLSYQAVKTSSVEYLVLMLHGWGANYNDLQPLAEVLDLPNCRFLFPNAPFEHFQMPTGRAWYALERQDFQGIEESRDRLSKWLDSLPALTGIPPERTAMVGFSQGGAMTLDVGLMFNFAAVCSCSGYLHYNPLERSGNFPPTLLIHGTQDTVVPLTAAKKAKKELTQIGVETEYFEFMGGHEIPTAAMVSMRNFLQHTLMI; translated from the coding sequence ATGAAAAGCACCTATCTCGATTCTTTGTCCTATCAGGCGGTTAAAACCTCATCAGTAGAATATCTGGTGTTAATGTTGCACGGCTGGGGCGCAAACTATAACGATTTACAGCCTTTAGCGGAAGTTTTAGATCTACCGAATTGCCGTTTTCTCTTTCCCAATGCCCCCTTTGAACATTTTCAAATGCCAACAGGGCGAGCATGGTATGCCTTAGAGCGACAGGATTTTCAGGGTATTGAAGAAAGTCGTGATCGCCTTAGCAAATGGCTAGACTCCCTCCCAGCTCTCACCGGTATTCCGCCAGAACGCACCGCAATGGTGGGATTTTCCCAAGGTGGGGCCATGACCTTAGATGTCGGTTTAATGTTCAATTTCGCTGCCGTTTGTAGTTGCAGTGGTTATTTGCATTACAACCCCTTAGAACGTAGCGGTAATTTTCCGCCAACTCTTCTCATTCACGGTACCCAAGATACAGTTGTGCCCTTGACCGCCGCGAAAAAAGCAAAAAAAGAACTCACTCAGATCGGTGTAGAAACTGAGTACTTTGAATTTATGGGTGGTCACGAAATTCCCACAGCTGCAATGGTTTCAATGCGCAACTTCTTACAACACACGCTCATGATCTAG
- a CDS encoding response regulator transcription factor gives MPRILIIDDDPAIAELVAINLELAGYDVNRAEDGLKGQALAVQLQPDLVMLDLMLPKVDGFTVCQRIRRDERISDIPVLMLTALGQTQDKVDGFNAGADDYLTKPFEVEEMLVRVRALLRRSDRIPQAAKHSEILNYGPLTLIPERFEVIWFDDTVKLTHLEFELLHCLLQRHGQTISPSEILKEVWGYDPSDDIETIRVHIRHLRTKLEPDPRHPKFIKTVYGAGYCLELPSRVTV, from the coding sequence ATGCCTCGAATTTTAATTATTGATGATGATCCGGCGATCGCAGAATTAGTTGCGATTAATCTGGAGTTGGCAGGATATGACGTAAACCGTGCCGAGGATGGTCTGAAAGGGCAAGCTTTGGCTGTTCAATTGCAACCAGATTTGGTGATGTTGGATTTAATGTTGCCAAAAGTAGATGGTTTCACTGTCTGCCAACGTATTCGTCGTGATGAGCGAATTTCTGATATCCCAGTTTTGATGTTGACAGCATTGGGCCAGACTCAAGACAAAGTTGATGGCTTTAACGCAGGCGCAGATGACTATCTGACAAAGCCTTTCGAAGTAGAGGAAATGTTGGTGAGAGTGCGTGCTCTACTTCGTCGGAGTGATCGCATTCCCCAAGCTGCAAAACATTCAGAAATTTTAAATTATGGCCCTTTGACTCTTATCCCGGAACGGTTTGAGGTGATCTGGTTTGATGACACAGTCAAACTTACGCATTTAGAATTTGAGCTGCTGCACTGTTTATTGCAGCGTCACGGTCAGACAATTTCTCCCAGCGAAATTCTGAAAGAAGTGTGGGGCTACGATCCTTCGGATGATATTGAGACGATCCGTGTACATATTCGCCATCTCCGTACGAAGCTAGAACCCGACCCACGTCACCCGAAATTTATTAAAACGGTTTATGGTGCAGGTTACTGTTTAGAGCTACCATCTCGAGTCACTGTCTAG
- the thyX gene encoding FAD-dependent thymidylate synthase, with protein MDKFRVEVLRSTPNPQQTIWSAMHQDYCEEFVWEQRNTFPDEKKAGELVIKHLLAGGRGHYGPIEHPQIVFNVGYFPHSLMQQIRTHRVGVSFDVQCLAGETAIALKHTEKGLPTSRSIKALYELGAADPDIFKTLEIIVFDETQQAFTTGKIQSVICSGAQPVYRLTLSNGSYLDCTTEHRILTTEGWHTMAAAVGLEGSSQANNAQVKMTKSCQVIICDKTQTASIATVEDVQYLTQVLTYDIEMQGPWHNFVANGTVVHNSFRYTGQRIIDAAEGKRDVEDVFYLRPVGNYDNRQGKKYLYSEKQRNEDKKWCLDACERYRQRIDEGLAEEHARSLIPFDARQHFVMSCNVRSLMHLLDLRWKRDAQLEAQKLCELLYQHFEAWCPEISAWYTKNRAKKARLSP; from the coding sequence ATGGATAAGTTTCGCGTTGAAGTCCTCCGGTCTACCCCGAACCCTCAACAAACGATTTGGAGCGCGATGCACCAAGACTATTGTGAAGAATTCGTTTGGGAACAACGGAATACTTTTCCTGATGAAAAAAAGGCTGGAGAGCTAGTAATTAAGCATCTTTTAGCTGGTGGAAGAGGCCATTATGGCCCAATTGAACATCCTCAAATTGTATTTAACGTGGGTTATTTTCCCCATTCTCTGATGCAGCAAATCCGCACCCATCGGGTCGGAGTGAGTTTTGATGTGCAGTGTTTAGCTGGGGAAACGGCGATCGCCCTGAAACATACAGAGAAAGGATTGCCTACGAGCCGCAGTATCAAAGCCTTATATGAGCTGGGCGCTGCAGACCCAGATATTTTTAAAACCCTTGAGATTATTGTTTTTGACGAAACACAGCAAGCTTTTACCACCGGCAAAATCCAGAGCGTTATTTGCAGTGGCGCCCAGCCGGTTTACCGTTTAACTCTGAGTAATGGCAGTTATCTTGATTGCACCACAGAACACCGAATTCTCACCACTGAAGGCTGGCACACAATGGCTGCAGCAGTGGGATTAGAAGGCTCTAGTCAAGCTAATAATGCCCAAGTCAAGATGACAAAATCTTGCCAGGTTATCATTTGTGATAAAACCCAGACAGCTTCGATCGCAACTGTTGAAGATGTGCAGTATTTGACCCAAGTGCTTACCTATGACATCGAAATGCAGGGACCTTGGCATAATTTTGTGGCGAATGGCACTGTTGTCCATAATTCCTTCCGGTACACTGGGCAACGCATTATTGATGCCGCTGAAGGGAAACGAGATGTCGAAGATGTCTTTTACTTGAGGCCTGTCGGTAACTACGATAATCGTCAAGGGAAAAAATATCTCTATTCTGAGAAGCAGCGTAATGAGGATAAAAAATGGTGTCTGGATGCCTGTGAGAGATATCGTCAGCGTATTGATGAAGGCCTAGCAGAAGAGCATGCTCGCAGCTTAATTCCTTTTGATGCACGGCAACATTTTGTGATGAGCTGTAATGTTCGCTCACTGATGCATCTACTTGATCTACGGTGGAAGAGAGACGCACAACTCGAAGCTCAAAAACTCTGTGAGCTGCTATATCAACATTTTGAGGCTTGGTGTCCAGAAATTTCAGCGTGGTACACAAAAAATAGAGCGAAGAAAGCGCGCCTTTCACCTTAA
- the psb28 gene encoding photosystem II reaction center protein Psb28, with product MFKNFPFFNRDKNQSSASEAPQPDSAENSAIAPEAEKDITPRIEFFNGITEDLSNVSLRRDPRTGLKSVEMIFEQLNALERFQSFTSGFKGVVSLIDEEGDIAVTPSSCRIIFGGDEGDDLRGVICRFEIDQENHWERFIRFMNRYADANGFAYGETEAPTANS from the coding sequence ATGTTTAAGAATTTTCCTTTTTTCAATCGCGATAAAAATCAAAGCTCTGCCAGCGAAGCGCCACAACCTGACTCAGCAGAGAACTCGGCGATCGCCCCAGAAGCAGAAAAAGATATAACGCCTCGCATCGAATTTTTTAACGGCATTACTGAAGATTTAAGCAACGTTAGTCTCCGGCGTGATCCTCGCACCGGCCTCAAGTCCGTCGAAATGATCTTTGAGCAACTCAACGCACTAGAACGCTTCCAAAGCTTTACCAGCGGCTTTAAAGGTGTTGTGAGCCTCATTGACGAAGAAGGTGATATCGCCGTCACTCCATCCAGTTGTCGCATTATTTTTGGTGGTGATGAAGGTGATGACCTCCGGGGCGTCATTTGTCGTTTTGAAATTGACCAAGAGAACCATTGGGAGCGTTTTATCCGCTTTATGAATCGCTATGCTGACGCCAATGGGTTTGCCTACGGAGAAACAGAAGCACCGACAGCAAACTCTTAA
- a CDS encoding glutamyl-tRNA reductase, translated as MNIVVVGLSHKTAPVEIREKLSIQEAKIDEAIAHLKSYPHVEEISVISTCNRLEIYAVVQETEQGIREVCQFLAEQGQLRLNHLRPYLFTLLHQDAIRHLMRVAAGLESLVLGEGQILAQVKKAHKLGQKHKGLGRLLDKMFKQSITAGKRVRSETNIGTGAVSISSAAVELAQMKVPDLSTQKIAIVGAGKMSRLLVQHLLSKGAEDITIVNRSERGAKELAKKFPNASLQLELLPEMLNITEKSDIVFTSTGATQPIIDKAKLETLDLEKLMLIDISVPLNVAADVEELETVQLFNVDALKEVVAQNQASRRKMAEEAETLLEEEVSKYMSWWQSLETVPTISSLRSKVESIREQELEKALSRLGSEFEEKHQEVIETLTRGIVNKILHEPMVQLRAQKDIEARRVCMNSLQMLFNLETEEAV; from the coding sequence ATGAATATTGTTGTTGTTGGTCTAAGTCACAAGACAGCCCCCGTTGAAATCAGAGAAAAGCTCAGTATTCAAGAAGCCAAAATAGACGAGGCGATCGCCCATCTGAAGTCCTATCCCCACGTCGAAGAAATCTCAGTTATTAGCACCTGTAACCGTCTAGAGATTTACGCGGTTGTACAGGAAACTGAGCAGGGCATCCGGGAAGTGTGCCAATTTTTAGCCGAGCAAGGGCAACTTCGTCTCAATCACCTCCGTCCCTATCTATTCACCCTCTTACACCAAGACGCGATTCGTCACTTGATGCGTGTGGCTGCGGGTCTAGAAAGTCTTGTACTTGGCGAAGGTCAAATTTTGGCGCAGGTCAAAAAAGCCCATAAACTTGGCCAAAAGCACAAAGGTCTAGGGCGGCTCCTCGACAAGATGTTTAAACAGTCCATCACTGCTGGAAAGCGAGTACGCAGCGAAACCAATATCGGTACAGGTGCCGTTTCAATCAGTTCTGCAGCAGTTGAGTTGGCGCAAATGAAAGTGCCAGATCTATCCACTCAAAAGATTGCCATTGTTGGTGCAGGTAAAATGTCTCGTCTTTTGGTACAGCACCTCCTGTCTAAAGGTGCTGAGGATATCACCATCGTGAACCGTTCCGAGCGCGGCGCGAAAGAATTAGCGAAGAAATTCCCCAACGCGAGTCTTCAGTTAGAGCTACTCCCCGAAATGCTCAATATCACTGAAAAATCTGACATTGTCTTTACTAGTACAGGTGCAACTCAGCCCATTATCGATAAAGCAAAGCTGGAAACTCTTGACCTCGAAAAATTAATGCTCATCGATATTTCTGTACCGCTTAATGTGGCAGCAGACGTTGAAGAGTTAGAAACAGTACAACTCTTTAATGTAGATGCGCTCAAAGAAGTAGTTGCGCAAAACCAAGCCTCCCGCCGCAAAATGGCAGAAGAAGCAGAAACTCTCCTTGAAGAAGAAGTCTCGAAATACATGAGCTGGTGGCAATCTCTCGAAACAGTACCAACCATTAGTTCTTTGCGCAGTAAGGTTGAGAGCATTCGAGAGCAGGAACTCGAAAAAGCATTGTCTCGCTTAGGGTCTGAGTTTGAAGAGAAGCACCAAGAAGTTATTGAAACTTTGACTCGCGGTATCGTCAACAAAATTCTCCACGAGCCGATGGTTCAACTCCGTGCCCAGAAGGATATTGAGGCGCGTCGGGTTTGTATGAATTCGCTCCAAATGCTCTTTAATCTCGAAACAGAAGAGGCTGTTTAG
- the glpX gene encoding class II fructose-bisphosphatase, with product MDSTLGLEIIEVVEQAAIASSKWMGLGEKDTADEVAVEAMRERMNKIHMRGRIVIGEGERDEAPMLYIGEEVGICTQENASEVCTLEELIEIDIAVDPCEGTNLVANGQPGSMAVLAISEKGGLFHAPDFYMQKLAAPPAAKGKVDIRKSATENIKILCECLNRTPQELVIVVMDRPRHADLIKEIRATGARVRLISDGDVSAAICCAFEGTNIHALMGVGAAPEGVISAAAMRCLGGHFQGRLIYDPAEVNTPESEKWTKEGNAARLKEMGVADPDKVYEADELASGEEVLFAGCGITPGTLMNGVRLFHGGARTQSLIISSQSMTARFVDTVHMWEEPQKIELH from the coding sequence GTGGATAGCACCCTCGGTTTAGAAATCATTGAAGTCGTTGAACAGGCGGCGATCGCATCATCCAAGTGGATGGGTTTAGGCGAAAAGGATACTGCGGATGAAGTAGCAGTAGAAGCAATGCGTGAGCGCATGAACAAAATCCACATGCGTGGTCGCATCGTAATTGGTGAAGGTGAGCGTGACGAAGCGCCTATGCTTTACATCGGTGAAGAAGTTGGTATTTGTACTCAAGAGAATGCATCTGAAGTTTGCACCCTCGAAGAACTCATCGAAATCGACATCGCTGTTGACCCTTGCGAAGGTACTAACCTCGTTGCAAACGGTCAACCCGGTTCCATGGCTGTTCTCGCTATTTCCGAGAAAGGTGGACTTTTCCACGCGCCTGACTTCTACATGCAGAAGCTTGCAGCTCCCCCAGCGGCAAAGGGCAAAGTAGATATCCGTAAATCTGCGACCGAAAACATCAAAATTCTTTGTGAGTGCCTCAACCGTACTCCTCAAGAACTCGTTATCGTTGTGATGGATCGTCCTCGCCACGCTGACTTGATCAAAGAAATTCGTGCAACTGGCGCACGCGTTCGTCTCATCAGCGATGGTGACGTTTCTGCGGCTATCTGTTGTGCATTTGAAGGAACTAACATCCACGCTCTTATGGGTGTTGGTGCAGCTCCTGAAGGTGTTATCTCCGCAGCGGCAATGCGTTGTCTCGGTGGTCACTTCCAAGGTCGCCTCATCTACGATCCTGCTGAAGTTAACACTCCCGAAAGTGAGAAATGGACTAAAGAAGGTAACGCTGCTCGTCTTAAGGAAATGGGCGTTGCAGATCCTGACAAGGTCTACGAAGCTGATGAGCTTGCTTCTGGTGAGGAAGTTCTCTTCGCTGGTTGTGGTATCACTCCCGGTACTTTGATGAACGGTGTACGTTTGTTCCATGGTGGTGCACGTACCCAATCCCTCATTATCTCCAGCCAATCCATGACTGCTCGCTTTGTCGACACAGTTCACATGTGGGAAGAGCCTCAGAAAATCGAACTTCACTAA
- the dcd gene encoding dCTP deaminase encodes MLKNDIWILDQAKHGMITPFEPTLIRQIQLDENSTVPALSYGLSSYGYDIRLSPEEFLIFRHIPGTVVNPKAFSPKNLEAVALQRDEYGDYFIIPANSYGLGVSLEKIQMPPNVTAICLGKSTYARVGLIANTTPLEASWRGAITLEFSNASSTDCRIYANEGVVQLLFFEGEPCNTTYSDRGGKYQNQEGKVTLPRV; translated from the coding sequence ATGCTCAAAAATGACATTTGGATTTTAGACCAAGCTAAACATGGCATGATTACACCCTTTGAGCCGACTCTCATTCGCCAAATTCAGCTCGATGAGAACAGCACGGTTCCAGCCCTTAGTTATGGTTTGTCCAGTTATGGCTATGATATTCGCCTCAGTCCCGAAGAATTTCTCATCTTCCGCCACATTCCCGGCACTGTCGTTAATCCCAAAGCCTTTAGCCCCAAAAATTTGGAGGCCGTTGCCCTTCAGCGAGATGAATATGGTGACTATTTCATTATCCCTGCCAATTCCTATGGCCTTGGTGTGTCTCTCGAAAAAATTCAGATGCCTCCCAACGTCACTGCAATTTGTTTAGGAAAATCGACTTATGCTCGTGTTGGTCTGATTGCCAATACCACTCCTCTGGAAGCATCCTGGCGAGGGGCAATCACCTTGGAATTTAGTAATGCATCAAGTACTGATTGCCGGATTTACGCTAATGAAGGGGTTGTACAGCTTCTGTTTTTCGAGGGAGAGCCGTGTAATACAACCTATAGCGATCGCGGCGGCAAATACCAAAACCAAGAAGGTAAGGTCACGCTTCCTAGGGTTTAA
- a CDS encoding MFS transporter: MLGEMWSFKGRYKILHMTWFAFFLSFVVWFNFPPFATTIGQEFGLTKPQLGTIGLCNVALTVPARVIIGMLLDKYGPRLTYSILLMYAAIPCIIFATAQSFNQLVIGRLLMGIVGAGFVIGIRMVAEWFPPKDVGTAEGIYGGWGNFGSAFSAFTMVIFAVALSFLPGAFNFGEAQTFKVLFFPAFETAILNWRVAIAGTGIIAALYGALYLVSVTDTPPGKEYKRPEKARGIEVTTKRDFWFLMAMNLPLNLILMVLAWRLQKVGFLDNTGITIAILAIVGLYLFQSWNCWEVNKDLMTGKKRYAPEDRYEFMQVAMLELTYIVNFGSELAVVTMLPAFFEGTFDSVDKAAAGIIASSYAFMNLASRPGGGIISDKLGSRKWTMVVLTGGMGIGYLLMSTVNGAWPIPLAVLLTMACSFFVQSSEGATFAMVPLVKRRITGQIAGNVGAYGNVGAVAYLTTRLLLTENSGAANGGEPVMSAVNAGFFQVLGIGGLIVAFLCIFFMKEPKGSFAEFHEGEEVFESSAEEATY; the protein is encoded by the coding sequence ATGCTCGGAGAAATGTGGTCATTTAAGGGGAGATACAAAATCCTCCATATGACATGGTTCGCGTTCTTCTTGTCATTTGTGGTCTGGTTTAATTTCCCTCCCTTTGCCACCACAATTGGTCAAGAATTTGGCTTAACAAAGCCTCAGCTCGGCACCATCGGTCTTTGTAACGTTGCATTGACTGTCCCCGCGCGGGTCATCATCGGTATGTTGCTGGACAAGTACGGTCCGAGGTTAACCTACTCAATCCTGCTCATGTACGCAGCGATCCCTTGTATTATCTTCGCGACGGCACAAAGCTTCAACCAGCTTGTTATTGGCCGTTTGCTCATGGGTATCGTCGGTGCAGGTTTCGTAATCGGTATTCGGATGGTTGCGGAATGGTTCCCTCCTAAGGATGTTGGTACTGCTGAAGGTATTTATGGTGGTTGGGGTAACTTTGGTTCTGCATTCTCCGCATTTACCATGGTCATCTTTGCTGTAGCTCTATCTTTCCTACCCGGTGCATTCAACTTCGGTGAAGCTCAAACTTTTAAAGTTCTTTTCTTCCCCGCATTTGAAACGGCAATCTTAAATTGGCGTGTGGCGATCGCCGGCACAGGTATCATTGCAGCCCTCTACGGTGCTTTGTACCTTGTCAGCGTCACGGATACTCCTCCCGGAAAAGAATACAAGCGTCCTGAAAAGGCTCGCGGTATCGAAGTAACAACCAAGCGTGATTTCTGGTTCCTCATGGCGATGAACCTTCCCCTCAACCTAATTTTGATGGTGTTAGCTTGGCGTCTACAGAAAGTTGGTTTCCTCGATAACACTGGCATAACCATTGCAATCCTAGCCATTGTTGGTCTCTATCTATTCCAGTCTTGGAACTGCTGGGAAGTGAATAAAGACCTGATGACAGGTAAGAAGCGCTATGCGCCAGAAGACCGTTATGAGTTTATGCAAGTGGCAATGCTTGAGCTGACTTACATCGTGAACTTCGGTTCTGAGTTGGCAGTTGTAACGATGCTTCCCGCATTTTTTGAAGGCACCTTCGACAGCGTTGACAAAGCAGCAGCCGGTATTATCGCGTCGAGTTACGCGTTCATGAACCTTGCCTCTCGTCCCGGTGGCGGTATCATCTCCGACAAGTTGGGCAGTCGTAAATGGACAATGGTTGTCCTCACAGGCGGTATGGGTATTGGTTACCTCTTGATGAGTACCGTGAATGGTGCTTGGCCAATTCCTTTGGCAGTACTACTCACAATGGCTTGTTCCTTCTTCGTACAATCTTCTGAGGGTGCAACTTTCGCGATGGTTCCCCTTGTTAAGCGTCGGATTACTGGTCAAATCGCTGGTAACGTTGGTGCTTACGGTAACGTCGGTGCGGTTGCTTACCTCACAACTCGTCTTCTCTTGACTGAAAACTCTGGTGCTGCAAATGGTGGTGAGCCTGTGATGTCTGCAGTCAATGCTGGGTTCTTCCAAGTCCTCGGTATTGGTGGCTTGATTGTTGCCTTCCTCTGTATCTTCTTCATGAAAGAGCCTAAGGGTTCCTTTGCGGAGTTCCATGAAGGTGAAGAAGTCTTCGAATCTTCTGCTGAAGAGGCAACTTACTAG
- a CDS encoding PetM family cytochrome b6-f complex subunit 7, translated as MSAESMMFNGFIIAMTTVMFGLAWGFVILKIQNGASKAK; from the coding sequence ATGAGTGCAGAAAGCATGATGTTTAATGGCTTCATTATTGCCATGACTACTGTGATGTTCGGTCTAGCGTGGGGATTCGTTATCCTCAAAATCCAGAATGGTGCTAGCAAGGCTAAATAG
- a CDS encoding nucleoside triphosphate pyrophosphatase: MELVLASASPARRRLLQGIGINPIVHVSNFDEDQIKESDPARLVEALALAKAETVAKQRQNALILGCDSVLLVQGEILGKPESPAEAIARWQSMRGSYGVLYTGHALVDQNQQRTLVRHGMTKVHFAKIDDATIKAYVASEEPLQCAGCFALEGKGGLFIEKLEGCHSNVIGLSLPLLRKMFVELGHDISKLWS; encoded by the coding sequence ATGGAATTAGTCCTCGCCTCAGCCTCTCCGGCCCGCCGTCGCCTATTGCAGGGAATCGGTATTAATCCAATTGTGCATGTCAGTAACTTCGATGAAGACCAAATTAAAGAGTCTGACCCCGCCCGACTTGTAGAAGCCTTAGCCCTAGCAAAAGCGGAAACCGTGGCCAAACAACGGCAAAATGCCCTGATTTTGGGCTGTGACTCTGTATTACTGGTGCAAGGCGAGATTCTTGGGAAACCAGAGTCTCCCGCAGAGGCGATCGCCCGTTGGCAGTCCATGCGTGGCAGTTATGGTGTCCTCTATACTGGTCATGCTTTAGTCGATCAAAACCAACAGCGGACCCTCGTTCGTCATGGCATGACTAAAGTTCATTTTGCAAAGATCGATGATGCCACCATTAAGGCTTACGTCGCGAGTGAAGAACCCCTTCAATGCGCTGGCTGCTTTGCCCTAGAAGGGAAAGGTGGTTTATTCATTGAAAAACTAGAAGGCTGTCACAGCAACGTAATTGGCCTAAGTCTGCCACTACTCCGCAAAATGTTTGTGGAATTAGGGCATGATATCAGCAAGCTATGGAGCTGA
- the psbP gene encoding photosystem II reaction center PsbP: MLVARLRQIGKQAIAAVLVLCCSLGLIACGDGIGSLQSYSSETYGYEFLYPNGWIPVNVENAKTGVDVVFRDLIEYSENLSVIISDVPVEKNLTDLGSPTDVGYRFMQEASQNSDRQPELIRAEERSDDAGQTYYILEYQVALPNGQIRHDLATVAVKFGKLYSFNLSTLQERWDDVDGLFNTIIKSFKL; this comes from the coding sequence ATGTTAGTAGCTCGTTTGAGACAAATCGGAAAACAGGCGATCGCCGCAGTATTAGTGCTGTGTTGTAGCTTAGGCCTAATCGCTTGTGGTGATGGCATAGGGAGTTTACAGAGCTATAGCAGTGAAACCTATGGCTATGAGTTTTTGTATCCCAATGGTTGGATTCCAGTCAATGTCGAAAATGCAAAGACGGGCGTTGACGTTGTATTTCGAGATTTAATCGAATATTCCGAAAATCTCAGCGTCATTATTAGTGATGTACCTGTCGAAAAAAATCTCACAGATCTGGGCAGTCCTACCGATGTTGGTTATCGCTTTATGCAAGAAGCGAGTCAGAATAGCGATCGCCAACCTGAACTTATCCGTGCGGAAGAACGTTCCGATGATGCGGGACAAACCTATTACATCCTCGAATATCAAGTTGCCCTACCCAATGGTCAAATCCGCCATGACCTTGCCACCGTTGCCGTAAAATTTGGCAAACTCTATAGCTTTAATCTTTCGACCTTACAAGAACGTTGGGATGACGTAGATGGGCTGTTTAATACAATCATCAAATCCTTCAAACTCTAA